A genomic segment from Bubalus bubalis isolate 160015118507 breed Murrah chromosome 5, NDDB_SH_1, whole genome shotgun sequence encodes:
- the RBM4B gene encoding RNA-binding protein 4B isoform X2: MVKLFIGNLPREATEQEIRSLFEQYGKVLECDIIKNYGFVHIEDKTAAEDAIRNLHHYKLHGVNINVEASKNKSKASTKLHVGNISPTCTNQELRAKFEEYGPVIECDIVKDYAFVHMERAEDAVEAIRGLDNTEFQGSVHGAVLAAVLNRAVSNRMVEHEASYRIAASRTRQTNARAVVHQPASHCPWDGRPEWLLSVWERGALVQRVSSRSFGPCGGLYRAV, translated from the exons ATGGTGAAGCTGTTCATCGGAAACCTGCCCCGGGAGGCCACAGAGCAGGAGATCCGCTCTCTCTTCGAGCAGTATGGGAAGGTGCTGGAATGTGACATCATTAAGAACTACGGCTTTGTGCACATAGAGGACAAGACGGCGGCCGAGGATGCCATCCGCAACCTGCACCACTACAAGCTGCACGGGGTGAACATCAACGTGGAAGCCAGCAAGAATAAGAGCAAAGCTTCAACCAAGTTGCATGTAGGCAACATCAGTCCTACTTGTACCAACCAAGAGCTCCGGGCCAAGTTTGAGGAGTACGGTCCAGTCATCGAATGTGACATCGTGAAAGATTATGCCTTTGTACACATGGAGCGGGCTGAGGATGCAGTGGAGGCCATCAGGGGCCTTGACAACACAGAGTTTCAAG GGTCAGTGCATGGCGCTGTTCTGGCTGCCGTCCTGAATCGGGCTGTTTCCAACAGGATGGTGGAGCACGAGGCCTCCTACCGCATAGCTGCATCCAGAACAAG GCAAACGAATGCACGTGCAGTTGTCCACCAGCCGGCTTCGCACTGCCCCTGGGATGGGAGACCAGAGTGGCTGCTATCGGTGTGGGAAAGAGGGGCACTGGTCCAAAGAGTGTCCAGTAGATCGTTCGGGCCGTGTGGCGGACTTTACCGAGCAGTATAA
- the RBM4B gene encoding RNA-binding protein 4B isoform X1, producing the protein MVKLFIGNLPREATEQEIRSLFEQYGKVLECDIIKNYGFVHIEDKTAAEDAIRNLHHYKLHGVNINVEASKNKSKASTKLHVGNISPTCTNQELRAKFEEYGPVIECDIVKDYAFVHMERAEDAVEAIRGLDNTEFQGKRMHVQLSTSRLRTAPGMGDQSGCYRCGKEGHWSKECPVDRSGRVADFTEQYNEQYGAVRTPYTMGYGESVYYNDAYGALDYYKRYRVRSYEAVAAAAAASAYNYAEQTMSHLPQVQNTAVTSHLNSTSVDPYDRHLLPNSGAAAASAAMAAAAATTSSYYGRDRSPLRRGAAVLPTVGEGYGYGPESELSQASAAARNSLYDMARYEREQYVDRARYSAF; encoded by the exons ATGGTGAAGCTGTTCATCGGAAACCTGCCCCGGGAGGCCACAGAGCAGGAGATCCGCTCTCTCTTCGAGCAGTATGGGAAGGTGCTGGAATGTGACATCATTAAGAACTACGGCTTTGTGCACATAGAGGACAAGACGGCGGCCGAGGATGCCATCCGCAACCTGCACCACTACAAGCTGCACGGGGTGAACATCAACGTGGAAGCCAGCAAGAATAAGAGCAAAGCTTCAACCAAGTTGCATGTAGGCAACATCAGTCCTACTTGTACCAACCAAGAGCTCCGGGCCAAGTTTGAGGAGTACGGTCCAGTCATCGAATGTGACATCGTGAAAGATTATGCCTTTGTACACATGGAGCGGGCTGAGGATGCAGTGGAGGCCATCAGGGGCCTTGACAACACAGAGTTTCAAG GCAAACGAATGCACGTGCAGTTGTCCACCAGCCGGCTTCGCACTGCCCCTGGGATGGGAGACCAGAGTGGCTGCTATCGGTGTGGGAAAGAGGGGCACTGGTCCAAAGAGTGTCCAGTAGATCGTTCGGGCCGTGTGGCGGACTTTACCGAGCAGTATAATGAACAGTATGGAGCGGTGCGCACACCTTACACCATGGGCTACGGGGAATCCGTGTATTACAACGACGCATACGGAGCACTTGACTACTATAAGCGTTACCGAGTCCGCTCTTACgaggcagtggcagcagcagcagcagcttccgcGTACAACTATGCAGAGCAGACCATGTCTCATCTGCCTCAAGTCCAGAACACAGCTGTGACCAGTCACCTCAACTCCACTTCCGTTGATCCCTACGACAGACACCTGTTGCCAAACTCAGGCGCTGCCGCCGCCTCGGCTGCTATGGCTGCTGCCGCTGCCACCACTTCCTCCTATTACGGAAGGGACAGGAGCCCCCTGCGTCGTGGTGCAGCTGTACTCCCCACAGTCGGAGAGGGCTACGGTTATGGGCCAGAGAGCGAGCTGtctcaggcttcagcagctgcacgGAATTCTCTGTATGACATGGCCCGGTATGAACGGGAGCAGTATGTGGACCGAGCACGGTACTCAGCCTTTTAA
- the RBM4B gene encoding RNA-binding protein 4B isoform X4, protein MVKLFIGNLPREATEQEIRSLFEQYGKVLECDIIKNYGFVHIEDKTAAEDAIRNLHHYKLHGVNINVEASKNKSKASTKLHVGNISPTCTNQELRAKFEEYGPVIECDIVKDYAFVHMERAEDAVEAIRGLDNTEFQGRIIAD, encoded by the exons ATGGTGAAGCTGTTCATCGGAAACCTGCCCCGGGAGGCCACAGAGCAGGAGATCCGCTCTCTCTTCGAGCAGTATGGGAAGGTGCTGGAATGTGACATCATTAAGAACTACGGCTTTGTGCACATAGAGGACAAGACGGCGGCCGAGGATGCCATCCGCAACCTGCACCACTACAAGCTGCACGGGGTGAACATCAACGTGGAAGCCAGCAAGAATAAGAGCAAAGCTTCAACCAAGTTGCATGTAGGCAACATCAGTCCTACTTGTACCAACCAAGAGCTCCGGGCCAAGTTTGAGGAGTACGGTCCAGTCATCGAATGTGACATCGTGAAAGATTATGCCTTTGTACACATGGAGCGGGCTGAGGATGCAGTGGAGGCCATCAGGGGCCTTGACAACACAGAGTTTCAAG GTAGGATAATTGCGGACTGA
- the RBM4B gene encoding RNA-binding protein 4B isoform X3: MVKLFIGNLPREATEQEIRSLFEQYGKVLECDIIKNYGFVHIEDKTAAEDAIRNLHHYKLHGVNINVEASKNKSKASTKLHVGNISPTCTNQELRAKFEEYGPVIECDIVKDYAFVHMERAEDAVEAIRGLDNTEFQGWWSTRPPTA; the protein is encoded by the exons ATGGTGAAGCTGTTCATCGGAAACCTGCCCCGGGAGGCCACAGAGCAGGAGATCCGCTCTCTCTTCGAGCAGTATGGGAAGGTGCTGGAATGTGACATCATTAAGAACTACGGCTTTGTGCACATAGAGGACAAGACGGCGGCCGAGGATGCCATCCGCAACCTGCACCACTACAAGCTGCACGGGGTGAACATCAACGTGGAAGCCAGCAAGAATAAGAGCAAAGCTTCAACCAAGTTGCATGTAGGCAACATCAGTCCTACTTGTACCAACCAAGAGCTCCGGGCCAAGTTTGAGGAGTACGGTCCAGTCATCGAATGTGACATCGTGAAAGATTATGCCTTTGTACACATGGAGCGGGCTGAGGATGCAGTGGAGGCCATCAGGGGCCTTGACAACACAGAGTTTCAAG GATGGTGGAGCACGAGGCCTCCTACCGCATAG